In a single window of the Rhodamnia argentea isolate NSW1041297 chromosome 2, ASM2092103v1, whole genome shotgun sequence genome:
- the LOC115746298 gene encoding pentatricopeptide repeat-containing protein At2g04860 isoform X2, whose amino-acid sequence MKLGCDSQARRMFEYMPERDVVSWNALICGYSRKGMDVEALKLFIRMLGEGFSPRATTLVSLVPSCGHPDLVFQGRCIHSLGIKSGLDLDCHVRNALMSMYAKCRELESTESLFDAMVDRSVVSWNTMISAYGQNGFFSDAICVFKEMVEERQEVNSVSLVSLLSAHADPDSTHCYAIKTGLVSDDCVLTSLLCTYTKHEDMGSAESLYERLIQKNLVSLTALLSSYAEKGNIKGMMKCFFKIGHLDMKLDAVALVSILHGLTHFSAHISIGLAFHCYGFKTGLCVHSLIANGLISMYFKFNNIEDAFLLFSEMHEKSLTSWNSVISGCVQAGTASKAIELFGEMRLSGHKPDAITIASLLCACSQVGYLQLGEKVHNYVLRNHLELEDFVETALIDLYTKCGRIELAQRVFKSIKEPCLASWNSIISGFSLCGLEHKSLTYYSEMRGRGLMPDKITFLGVLAACTHGGLVSEGRKYFHVMTKDLALRPTLQHHAFMVTLLGRAGLFEEALLFVKNMEVEPDSAVWGALLSACCIHGEVELGECLAKKLWFLDQKNGGFYVLMSNLYASKGRWDDVGRVRGMMKDMGRDGCYGASAMEITSMEEKRLDDLHVNGSSWQQLSFLYSHA is encoded by the coding sequence ATGAAACTGGGATGCGACTCTCAGGCACGCAGGATGTTTGAGTATATGCCCGAGAGAGATGTCGTTTCGTGGAATGCGTTAATCTGTGGGTATTCACGAAAGGGGATGGATGTCGAAGCATTGAAGCTCTTTATACGGATGCTTGGGGAGGGTTTTAGTCCTCGCGCTACCACACTGGTGAGTTTGGTTCCTTCTTGTGGTCATCCTGATTTAGTGTTTCAAGGGAGATGCATTCATAGTTTGGGAATTAAGTCTGGGCTTGATTTGGATTGTCATGTGAGAAACGCGTTGATGTCAATGTATGCTAAATGCAGAGAGCTGGAGTCCACGGAATCTTTGTTCGATGCAATGGTTGATAGAAGTGTTGTTTCCTGGAACACAATGATCAGTGCATATGGCCAAAACGGTTTCTTCAGTGATGCAATCTGTGTTTTTAAAGAAATGGTGGAGGAACGTCAGGAAGTCAACTCAGTTTCCTTAGTGAGTCTCTTGTCTGCACACGCTGATCCGGACTCTACCCATTGTTATGCTATTAAAACAGGTCTTGTCAGTGATGATTGTGTCCTGACTTCGCTCCTCTGCACATACACAAAGCATGAAGACATGGGTTCTGCTGAGTCACTTTATGAAAGATTGATTCAGAAGAATTTGGTATCCTTGACTGCACTTCTTTCAAGTTATGCTGAGAAAGGAAACATCAAGGGGATGATGAAGTGTTTCTTCAAGATAGGGCACCTAGACATGAAACTTGATGCAGTTGCTTTAGTTAGCATCCTTCATGGACTCACACACTTCTCTGCTCATATCAGCATTGGACTTGCTTTCCATTGTTATGGATTCAAAACTGGATTATGCGTCCATTCTCTTATTGCAAATGGGCTCATAAGCATGTACTTTAAGTTCAACAACATAGAAGAtgcatttttgttgttttctgaGATGCATGAGAAATCTCTTACTAGCTGGAACTCAGTTATATCTGGCTGTGTTCAAGCTGGAACGGCAAGTAAAGCGATAGAGTTGTTTGGTGAAATGAGGTTGTCTGGGCACAAACCAGATGCCATCACAATTGCCAGTTTACTATGCGCTTGTTCCCAAGTTGGATACTTGCAGCTTGGGGAGAAGGTCCACAATTACGTGCTCAGAAACCATCTTGAATTGGAGGATTTTGTAGAAACTGCACTTATAGACTTATACACAAAGTGTGGAAGAATAGAGCTTGCGCAAAGAGTTTTCAAGAGCATCAAAGAGCCATGCTTGGCTTCATGGAATTCGATAATCTCTGGCTTCAGTTTATGTGGCCTCGAGCATAAGTCTCTCACATATTATTCTGAAATGCGAGGACGAGGACTCATGCCTGATAAGATCACTTTCTTGGGAGTCTTGGCTGCGTGCACCCATGGGGGTCTTGTCAGTGAAGGAAGAAAGTACTTCCATGTTATGACCAAAGACCTTGCCTTGAGGCCGACCTTGCAACACCATGCATTCATGGTTACTCTGCTTGGTCGTGCAGGCCTATTTGAGGAAGCTCTGCTTTTTGTGAAGAATATGGAGGTTGAGCCTGATTCTGCTGTATGGGGAGCTTTGCTCAGTGCATGCTGCATCCATGGAGAGGTGGAGCTTGGTGAATGCTTGGCAAAGAAACTATGgttcttggaccaaaaaaatggCGGGTTTTACGTGCTAATGTCAAACCTTTATGCGTCGAAAGGAAGATGGGATGATGTCGGTAGAGTGAGGGGGATGATGAAAGACATGGGTAGGGATGGATGCTATGGAGCTAGTGCAATGGAGATCACTTCAATGGAGGAAAAACGCCTTGATGATCTGCACGTTAATGGAAGTTCTTGGCAGCAATTGTCTTTCCTATATTCACATGCCtga
- the LOC115746298 gene encoding pentatricopeptide repeat-containing protein At2g04860 isoform X3 yields MFEYMPERDVVSWNALICGYSRKGMDVEALKLFIRMLGEGFSPRATTLVSLVPSCGHPDLVFQGRCIHSLGIKSGLDLDCHVRNALMSMYAKCRELESTESLFDAMVDRSVVSWNTMISAYGQNGFFSDAICVFKEMVEERQEVNSVSLVSLLSAHADPDSTHCYAIKTGLVSDDCVLTSLLCTYTKHEDMGSAESLYERLIQKNLVSLTALLSSYAEKGNIKGMMKCFFKIGHLDMKLDAVALVSILHGLTHFSAHISIGLAFHCYGFKTGLCVHSLIANGLISMYFKFNNIEDAFLLFSEMHEKSLTSWNSVISGCVQAGTASKAIELFGEMRLSGHKPDAITIASLLCACSQVGYLQLGEKVHNYVLRNHLELEDFVETALIDLYTKCGRIELAQRVFKSIKEPCLASWNSIISGFSLCGLEHKSLTYYSEMRGRGLMPDKITFLGVLAACTHGGLVSEGRKYFHVMTKDLALRPTLQHHAFMVTLLGRAGLFEEALLFVKNMEVEPDSAVWGALLSACCIHGEVELGECLAKKLWFLDQKNGGFYVLMSNLYASKGRWDDVGRVRGMMKDMGRDGCYGASAMEITSMEEKRLDDLHVNGSSWQQLSFLYSHA; encoded by the coding sequence ATGTTTGAGTATATGCCCGAGAGAGATGTCGTTTCGTGGAATGCGTTAATCTGTGGGTATTCACGAAAGGGGATGGATGTCGAAGCATTGAAGCTCTTTATACGGATGCTTGGGGAGGGTTTTAGTCCTCGCGCTACCACACTGGTGAGTTTGGTTCCTTCTTGTGGTCATCCTGATTTAGTGTTTCAAGGGAGATGCATTCATAGTTTGGGAATTAAGTCTGGGCTTGATTTGGATTGTCATGTGAGAAACGCGTTGATGTCAATGTATGCTAAATGCAGAGAGCTGGAGTCCACGGAATCTTTGTTCGATGCAATGGTTGATAGAAGTGTTGTTTCCTGGAACACAATGATCAGTGCATATGGCCAAAACGGTTTCTTCAGTGATGCAATCTGTGTTTTTAAAGAAATGGTGGAGGAACGTCAGGAAGTCAACTCAGTTTCCTTAGTGAGTCTCTTGTCTGCACACGCTGATCCGGACTCTACCCATTGTTATGCTATTAAAACAGGTCTTGTCAGTGATGATTGTGTCCTGACTTCGCTCCTCTGCACATACACAAAGCATGAAGACATGGGTTCTGCTGAGTCACTTTATGAAAGATTGATTCAGAAGAATTTGGTATCCTTGACTGCACTTCTTTCAAGTTATGCTGAGAAAGGAAACATCAAGGGGATGATGAAGTGTTTCTTCAAGATAGGGCACCTAGACATGAAACTTGATGCAGTTGCTTTAGTTAGCATCCTTCATGGACTCACACACTTCTCTGCTCATATCAGCATTGGACTTGCTTTCCATTGTTATGGATTCAAAACTGGATTATGCGTCCATTCTCTTATTGCAAATGGGCTCATAAGCATGTACTTTAAGTTCAACAACATAGAAGAtgcatttttgttgttttctgaGATGCATGAGAAATCTCTTACTAGCTGGAACTCAGTTATATCTGGCTGTGTTCAAGCTGGAACGGCAAGTAAAGCGATAGAGTTGTTTGGTGAAATGAGGTTGTCTGGGCACAAACCAGATGCCATCACAATTGCCAGTTTACTATGCGCTTGTTCCCAAGTTGGATACTTGCAGCTTGGGGAGAAGGTCCACAATTACGTGCTCAGAAACCATCTTGAATTGGAGGATTTTGTAGAAACTGCACTTATAGACTTATACACAAAGTGTGGAAGAATAGAGCTTGCGCAAAGAGTTTTCAAGAGCATCAAAGAGCCATGCTTGGCTTCATGGAATTCGATAATCTCTGGCTTCAGTTTATGTGGCCTCGAGCATAAGTCTCTCACATATTATTCTGAAATGCGAGGACGAGGACTCATGCCTGATAAGATCACTTTCTTGGGAGTCTTGGCTGCGTGCACCCATGGGGGTCTTGTCAGTGAAGGAAGAAAGTACTTCCATGTTATGACCAAAGACCTTGCCTTGAGGCCGACCTTGCAACACCATGCATTCATGGTTACTCTGCTTGGTCGTGCAGGCCTATTTGAGGAAGCTCTGCTTTTTGTGAAGAATATGGAGGTTGAGCCTGATTCTGCTGTATGGGGAGCTTTGCTCAGTGCATGCTGCATCCATGGAGAGGTGGAGCTTGGTGAATGCTTGGCAAAGAAACTATGgttcttggaccaaaaaaatggCGGGTTTTACGTGCTAATGTCAAACCTTTATGCGTCGAAAGGAAGATGGGATGATGTCGGTAGAGTGAGGGGGATGATGAAAGACATGGGTAGGGATGGATGCTATGGAGCTAGTGCAATGGAGATCACTTCAATGGAGGAAAAACGCCTTGATGATCTGCACGTTAATGGAAGTTCTTGGCAGCAATTGTCTTTCCTATATTCACATGCCtga
- the LOC115746307 gene encoding thioredoxin-like 4, chloroplastic isoform X3, with the protein MQKTSIFDPKAPFGFHRNHIRQYDHQFTCTTSCCYAGRDDVRSSAKWVKVPVPSTAHSAALNHLNVGCDYRMVKFKCVAYEDQGKLLDEDDDLCPVDCVREFKTDEEFFRILEKAKETDALVVVDFYRTSCGSCKYIEQGFAKLCRLSGDQEAQVIFLKHNVIDEYDEESEVAERLRIRVEQVLKLALS; encoded by the exons ATGCAAAAGACAAGTATTTTCGATCCTAAGGCCCCGTTTGGATTCCACAGGAATCACATTAGACAGTATGATCACCAGTTCACCTGCACGACTTCATGTTGTTATGCCGGAAGAGATGATGTTAGGTCATCTGCTAAGTGGGTGAAGGTCCCAGTTCCATCCACCGCTCATTCTGCTGCTCTGAACCATTTAAACGTTGGTTGTGATTATCGAATGGTAAAATTCAAGTGCGTGGCATATGAAGATCAAGGGAAGTTGTTGGACGAGGACGATGATCTCTGTCCTGTCGACTGCGTGAGAGAATTCAAGACCGACGAGGAGTTCTTTAGAATCCTCGAGAAGGCCAAAGAGACTGACGCATTGGTGGTGGTCGATTTTTACCGCACTTCTTGCGGCAGCTGCAAGTACATAGAGCAAGGATTTGCGAAACTATGCAGGCTTTCTGGTGATCAAGAGGCTCAAGTAATATTCTTGAAGCACAAT GTAATTGATGAGTATGATGAAGAATCAGAGGTTGCAGAGAGGCTTAGAATAAGG GTGGAGCAAGTGCTAAAGCTAGCTCTAAGTTAA
- the LOC115746307 gene encoding thioredoxin-like 4, chloroplastic isoform X1: MQKTSIFDPKAPFGFHRNHIRQYDHQFTCTTSCCYAGRDDVRSSAKWVKVPVPSTAHSAALNHLNVGCDYRMVKFKCVAYEDQGKLLDEDDDLCPVDCVREFKTDEEFFRILEKAKETDALVVVDFYRTSCGSCKYIEQGFAKLCRLSGDQEAQVIFLKHNVIDEYDEESEVAERLRIRVAFSLKCFDLSIDRPCRSSISTRTGSSWKHSRPETKTGLLKPFLSIHLLL, encoded by the exons ATGCAAAAGACAAGTATTTTCGATCCTAAGGCCCCGTTTGGATTCCACAGGAATCACATTAGACAGTATGATCACCAGTTCACCTGCACGACTTCATGTTGTTATGCCGGAAGAGATGATGTTAGGTCATCTGCTAAGTGGGTGAAGGTCCCAGTTCCATCCACCGCTCATTCTGCTGCTCTGAACCATTTAAACGTTGGTTGTGATTATCGAATGGTAAAATTCAAGTGCGTGGCATATGAAGATCAAGGGAAGTTGTTGGACGAGGACGATGATCTCTGTCCTGTCGACTGCGTGAGAGAATTCAAGACCGACGAGGAGTTCTTTAGAATCCTCGAGAAGGCCAAAGAGACTGACGCATTGGTGGTGGTCGATTTTTACCGCACTTCTTGCGGCAGCTGCAAGTACATAGAGCAAGGATTTGCGAAACTATGCAGGCTTTCTGGTGATCAAGAGGCTCAAGTAATATTCTTGAAGCACAAT GTAATTGATGAGTATGATGAAGAATCAGAGGTTGCAGAGAGGCTTAGAATAAGGGTAGCCTTCTCTTTGAAATGCTTTGATCTTAGCATTGATAG GCCGTGCCGCTCTTCCATTTCTACAAGAACGGGGTCCTCCTGGAAGCATTCCCGACCAGAGACAAAGACAGGATTACTGAAGCCATTCTTAAGTATTCATCTTCTGCTTTAG
- the LOC115746307 gene encoding thioredoxin-like 4, chloroplastic isoform X2, which yields MQKTSIFDPKAPFGFHRNHIRQYDHQFTCTTSCCYAGRDDVRSSAKWVKVPVPSTAHSAALNHLNVGCDYRMVKFKCVAYEDQGKLLDEDDDLCPVDCVREFKTDEEFFRILEKAKETDALVVVDFYRTSCGSCKYIEQGFAKLCRLSGDQEAQVIFLKHNVIDEYDEESEVAERLRIRAVPLFHFYKNGVLLEAFPTRDKDRITEAILKYSSSALAG from the exons ATGCAAAAGACAAGTATTTTCGATCCTAAGGCCCCGTTTGGATTCCACAGGAATCACATTAGACAGTATGATCACCAGTTCACCTGCACGACTTCATGTTGTTATGCCGGAAGAGATGATGTTAGGTCATCTGCTAAGTGGGTGAAGGTCCCAGTTCCATCCACCGCTCATTCTGCTGCTCTGAACCATTTAAACGTTGGTTGTGATTATCGAATGGTAAAATTCAAGTGCGTGGCATATGAAGATCAAGGGAAGTTGTTGGACGAGGACGATGATCTCTGTCCTGTCGACTGCGTGAGAGAATTCAAGACCGACGAGGAGTTCTTTAGAATCCTCGAGAAGGCCAAAGAGACTGACGCATTGGTGGTGGTCGATTTTTACCGCACTTCTTGCGGCAGCTGCAAGTACATAGAGCAAGGATTTGCGAAACTATGCAGGCTTTCTGGTGATCAAGAGGCTCAAGTAATATTCTTGAAGCACAAT GTAATTGATGAGTATGATGAAGAATCAGAGGTTGCAGAGAGGCTTAGAATAAGG GCCGTGCCGCTCTTCCATTTCTACAAGAACGGGGTCCTCCTGGAAGCATTCCCGACCAGAGACAAAGACAGGATTACTGAAGCCATTCTTAAGTATTCATCTTCTGCTTTAGCAGGCTGA
- the LOC115746298 gene encoding pentatricopeptide repeat-containing protein At2g04860 isoform X1, with product MSSAFRLLNPSVQFFNSAIESYIGTVHSRWALVRFGQLLQLNLKPNDLTFSLLIKAYASNGRPSASVSVNAKTELNQAHAHLVKSGFDHFVYLSTALLDTYMKLGCDSQARRMFEYMPERDVVSWNALICGYSRKGMDVEALKLFIRMLGEGFSPRATTLVSLVPSCGHPDLVFQGRCIHSLGIKSGLDLDCHVRNALMSMYAKCRELESTESLFDAMVDRSVVSWNTMISAYGQNGFFSDAICVFKEMVEERQEVNSVSLVSLLSAHADPDSTHCYAIKTGLVSDDCVLTSLLCTYTKHEDMGSAESLYERLIQKNLVSLTALLSSYAEKGNIKGMMKCFFKIGHLDMKLDAVALVSILHGLTHFSAHISIGLAFHCYGFKTGLCVHSLIANGLISMYFKFNNIEDAFLLFSEMHEKSLTSWNSVISGCVQAGTASKAIELFGEMRLSGHKPDAITIASLLCACSQVGYLQLGEKVHNYVLRNHLELEDFVETALIDLYTKCGRIELAQRVFKSIKEPCLASWNSIISGFSLCGLEHKSLTYYSEMRGRGLMPDKITFLGVLAACTHGGLVSEGRKYFHVMTKDLALRPTLQHHAFMVTLLGRAGLFEEALLFVKNMEVEPDSAVWGALLSACCIHGEVELGECLAKKLWFLDQKNGGFYVLMSNLYASKGRWDDVGRVRGMMKDMGRDGCYGASAMEITSMEEKRLDDLHVNGSSWQQLSFLYSHA from the coding sequence ATGAGCTCGGCGTTCCGGCTACTGAACCCCAGCGTCCAGTTCTTCAACTCCGCCATCGAATCGTACATAGGAACCGTACATTCGAGGTGGGCACTTGTCCGTTTTGGGCAACTCCTGCAGTTGAATTTGAAGCCGAATGATCTCACTTTCTCTTTGCTGATTAAAGCTTACGCTTCAAATGGCCGCCCCTCCGCTTCTGTTTCCGTGAACGCAAAAACGGAGTTGAATCAGGCTCACGCCCACTTGGTGAAATCCGGGTTTGATCACTTCGTGTACTTGAGCACTGCTCTCCTTGATACATACATGAAACTGGGATGCGACTCTCAGGCACGCAGGATGTTTGAGTATATGCCCGAGAGAGATGTCGTTTCGTGGAATGCGTTAATCTGTGGGTATTCACGAAAGGGGATGGATGTCGAAGCATTGAAGCTCTTTATACGGATGCTTGGGGAGGGTTTTAGTCCTCGCGCTACCACACTGGTGAGTTTGGTTCCTTCTTGTGGTCATCCTGATTTAGTGTTTCAAGGGAGATGCATTCATAGTTTGGGAATTAAGTCTGGGCTTGATTTGGATTGTCATGTGAGAAACGCGTTGATGTCAATGTATGCTAAATGCAGAGAGCTGGAGTCCACGGAATCTTTGTTCGATGCAATGGTTGATAGAAGTGTTGTTTCCTGGAACACAATGATCAGTGCATATGGCCAAAACGGTTTCTTCAGTGATGCAATCTGTGTTTTTAAAGAAATGGTGGAGGAACGTCAGGAAGTCAACTCAGTTTCCTTAGTGAGTCTCTTGTCTGCACACGCTGATCCGGACTCTACCCATTGTTATGCTATTAAAACAGGTCTTGTCAGTGATGATTGTGTCCTGACTTCGCTCCTCTGCACATACACAAAGCATGAAGACATGGGTTCTGCTGAGTCACTTTATGAAAGATTGATTCAGAAGAATTTGGTATCCTTGACTGCACTTCTTTCAAGTTATGCTGAGAAAGGAAACATCAAGGGGATGATGAAGTGTTTCTTCAAGATAGGGCACCTAGACATGAAACTTGATGCAGTTGCTTTAGTTAGCATCCTTCATGGACTCACACACTTCTCTGCTCATATCAGCATTGGACTTGCTTTCCATTGTTATGGATTCAAAACTGGATTATGCGTCCATTCTCTTATTGCAAATGGGCTCATAAGCATGTACTTTAAGTTCAACAACATAGAAGAtgcatttttgttgttttctgaGATGCATGAGAAATCTCTTACTAGCTGGAACTCAGTTATATCTGGCTGTGTTCAAGCTGGAACGGCAAGTAAAGCGATAGAGTTGTTTGGTGAAATGAGGTTGTCTGGGCACAAACCAGATGCCATCACAATTGCCAGTTTACTATGCGCTTGTTCCCAAGTTGGATACTTGCAGCTTGGGGAGAAGGTCCACAATTACGTGCTCAGAAACCATCTTGAATTGGAGGATTTTGTAGAAACTGCACTTATAGACTTATACACAAAGTGTGGAAGAATAGAGCTTGCGCAAAGAGTTTTCAAGAGCATCAAAGAGCCATGCTTGGCTTCATGGAATTCGATAATCTCTGGCTTCAGTTTATGTGGCCTCGAGCATAAGTCTCTCACATATTATTCTGAAATGCGAGGACGAGGACTCATGCCTGATAAGATCACTTTCTTGGGAGTCTTGGCTGCGTGCACCCATGGGGGTCTTGTCAGTGAAGGAAGAAAGTACTTCCATGTTATGACCAAAGACCTTGCCTTGAGGCCGACCTTGCAACACCATGCATTCATGGTTACTCTGCTTGGTCGTGCAGGCCTATTTGAGGAAGCTCTGCTTTTTGTGAAGAATATGGAGGTTGAGCCTGATTCTGCTGTATGGGGAGCTTTGCTCAGTGCATGCTGCATCCATGGAGAGGTGGAGCTTGGTGAATGCTTGGCAAAGAAACTATGgttcttggaccaaaaaaatggCGGGTTTTACGTGCTAATGTCAAACCTTTATGCGTCGAAAGGAAGATGGGATGATGTCGGTAGAGTGAGGGGGATGATGAAAGACATGGGTAGGGATGGATGCTATGGAGCTAGTGCAATGGAGATCACTTCAATGGAGGAAAAACGCCTTGATGATCTGCACGTTAATGGAAGTTCTTGGCAGCAATTGTCTTTCCTATATTCACATGCCtga
- the LOC115746307 gene encoding thioredoxin-like 4, chloroplastic isoform X4 — protein sequence MQKTSIFDPKAPFGFHRNHIRQYDHQFTCTTSCCYAGRDDVRSSAKWVKVPVPSTAHSAALNHLNVGCDYRMVKFKCVAYEDQGKLLDEDDDLCPVDCVREFKTDEEFFRILEKAKETDALVVVDFYRTSCGSCKYIEQGFAKLCRLSGDQEAQVIFLKHNVIDEYDEESEVAERLRIRTQQST from the exons ATGCAAAAGACAAGTATTTTCGATCCTAAGGCCCCGTTTGGATTCCACAGGAATCACATTAGACAGTATGATCACCAGTTCACCTGCACGACTTCATGTTGTTATGCCGGAAGAGATGATGTTAGGTCATCTGCTAAGTGGGTGAAGGTCCCAGTTCCATCCACCGCTCATTCTGCTGCTCTGAACCATTTAAACGTTGGTTGTGATTATCGAATGGTAAAATTCAAGTGCGTGGCATATGAAGATCAAGGGAAGTTGTTGGACGAGGACGATGATCTCTGTCCTGTCGACTGCGTGAGAGAATTCAAGACCGACGAGGAGTTCTTTAGAATCCTCGAGAAGGCCAAAGAGACTGACGCATTGGTGGTGGTCGATTTTTACCGCACTTCTTGCGGCAGCTGCAAGTACATAGAGCAAGGATTTGCGAAACTATGCAGGCTTTCTGGTGATCAAGAGGCTCAAGTAATATTCTTGAAGCACAAT GTAATTGATGAGTATGATGAAGAATCAGAGGTTGCAGAGAGGCTTAGAATAAGG ACACAACAATCAACCTGA